A single region of the Changchengzhania lutea genome encodes:
- a CDS encoding N-acetyl sugar amidotransferase produces MSIEVKYCKRCLFPETKPDLHFNEEGVCSACIAAEAKDVGIDWEQRKKDFFTIIDHFKLNNDEIGYDCLVPVSGGKDSTYQAYFMKEVCGMNPLCVCFETTMVTEVGHQNLDNISKMGIDVIHFKKNHKAYKAMVKEGFIRVGDEMWPNHIGIFTIPINIAVKFKIPLIIWGENSQQEYGGPLESIENNKLTRRWLEEFGGLLGNRIQDMIGVEGLTAKELTPYFYPSEEELEKVGVTSLFLGHYFFWDARKQLKIVKQHGFKVKEDGPVEGTYTDYENIDEQLCSLHDYLKFVKYGFGRATDHANIDIRNKRLTREEAKNLVNQYDGKYPKIAIQAFQEYSGMSKQEIDAVIDSYTNPVLFKMNDDGVFEKDSKGNLIRNFQIE; encoded by the coding sequence ATGAGTATAGAAGTAAAATATTGCAAGCGTTGTCTATTTCCAGAAACAAAACCAGATTTACATTTTAATGAAGAAGGCGTGTGTTCAGCCTGTATCGCTGCTGAAGCGAAAGATGTTGGCATAGACTGGGAACAACGTAAAAAAGATTTTTTTACAATTATTGATCACTTTAAATTAAACAACGACGAAATTGGTTACGATTGCTTGGTGCCAGTAAGTGGCGGAAAGGATTCTACTTACCAGGCGTACTTTATGAAAGAAGTGTGTGGGATGAATCCGCTTTGTGTGTGTTTTGAAACCACCATGGTTACTGAAGTTGGGCATCAAAATCTTGACAATATTTCTAAAATGGGAATTGATGTCATTCACTTCAAGAAGAACCATAAAGCATATAAAGCAATGGTAAAAGAAGGCTTTATAAGAGTTGGAGATGAGATGTGGCCAAACCACATAGGCATTTTTACCATTCCAATAAACATCGCCGTAAAATTCAAAATTCCTTTAATTATCTGGGGAGAAAATTCACAGCAAGAATATGGTGGCCCATTAGAAAGTATAGAGAATAATAAATTGACTAGAAGATGGTTAGAAGAGTTTGGAGGACTATTAGGGAATAGGATTCAAGACATGATCGGTGTGGAAGGATTGACAGCAAAGGAATTAACACCTTATTTTTATCCATCTGAAGAAGAATTGGAAAAAGTAGGCGTAACAAGTTTATTTTTAGGCCACTATTTCTTTTGGGACGCAAGAAAACAGTTGAAAATTGTCAAGCAACATGGTTTTAAAGTTAAAGAAGATGGGCCGGTTGAAGGCACTTATACCGATTACGAAAATATTGATGAACAGTTGTGCAGCTTGCACGATTATCTCAAATTTGTAAAATATGGATTTGGTCGCGCCACTGATCATGCAAATATTGATATCAGAAACAAACGACTTACTAGAGAGGAAGCCAAGAATTTGGTAAATCAATATGATGGAAAATACCCAAAAATTGCCATCCAAGCATTTCAGGAATATTCTGGAATGTCCAAACAAGAGATTGATGCAGTTATTGATTCTTACACCAATCCAGTATTATTCAAAATGAATGATGATGGCGTTTTTGAAAAAGACAGCAAAGGAAACTTGATAAGAAATTTCCAAATAGAATAA
- the pseF gene encoding pseudaminic acid cytidylyltransferase produces the protein MKRVCIIPARGGSKRIPKKNSKDFLGKPIITYSIQTALDSNLFDEVMVSTDDKEIANIALNHGAKVPFMRSEKNSNDFATTFEVIEEVIGDYEKLGMSFDEGCCFYATSPLTTVEKLKEANKLLNAKKFATVFPVIRYGTAIQKALIMDKNQRMTLLQPEHELTRSQDMETAYHDAGQFYFFKTNELFQHRKLWTTNSGIIEISESEGQDIDNEIDWQLAELKYQLKFIK, from the coding sequence ATGAAAAGAGTTTGCATCATACCAGCTAGAGGAGGAAGTAAACGGATTCCTAAAAAAAACAGTAAAGACTTTTTAGGAAAACCCATCATAACCTATTCTATCCAAACAGCATTGGATTCAAATTTATTTGATGAGGTAATGGTGTCAACCGATGATAAGGAAATTGCCAATATAGCCTTGAATCATGGTGCAAAAGTACCTTTTATGAGAAGCGAAAAGAACTCAAATGATTTTGCGACAACATTTGAAGTCATTGAAGAAGTCATTGGAGACTATGAGAAGTTGGGAATGAGTTTTGATGAAGGTTGCTGTTTTTATGCTACATCACCTTTAACGACTGTTGAAAAATTAAAAGAAGCTAATAAATTGCTCAATGCAAAGAAGTTTGCTACTGTATTTCCAGTAATCCGTTATGGTACGGCGATACAAAAGGCCTTAATAATGGATAAGAATCAACGAATGACCCTGCTACAACCAGAGCATGAACTAACACGTTCTCAAGACATGGAAACAGCTTATCATGACGCAGGGCAGTTTTATTTTTTTAAAACCAACGAACTGTTCCAGCATAGAAAATTATGGACTACAAACTCGGGAATTATAGAGATTTCTGAAAGCGAAGGTCAAGATATTGATAATGAAATTGATTGGCAGTTGGCCGAATTAAAATATCAACTCAAATTTATAAAGTAA
- a CDS encoding pseudaminic acid biosynthesis-associated methylase: MGDFKTEQEKFWATEFGNDYIDRNKGAQLLASNLVFFTKCLQKADKINSCREFGANIGMNMKAFKLLYPSIQLKGVEINETASKQLATIIGQENVFNGSIYDAPVGEKVELSLIKGVLIHINPDMLPTVYDKLYKSSSKYILIAEYYNPSPVAIPYRGHSDRLFKRDFAGEFLDTYKDVKLIDYGFAYRRDPAFPQDDITWFLMEKI, translated from the coding sequence ATGGGAGATTTTAAAACGGAGCAAGAAAAATTTTGGGCCACAGAATTTGGGAATGACTATATTGATAGAAATAAAGGAGCGCAACTATTAGCATCAAACCTTGTATTTTTCACAAAGTGCCTACAAAAGGCAGATAAGATTAATTCTTGTAGAGAATTTGGTGCCAATATTGGGATGAATATGAAAGCATTCAAACTTTTATACCCTTCAATTCAACTAAAAGGGGTTGAAATCAACGAAACAGCAAGCAAGCAATTGGCTACGATTATTGGACAAGAAAATGTATTTAATGGGTCAATTTATGACGCTCCAGTGGGTGAAAAAGTGGAATTGTCCTTGATCAAAGGTGTTTTGATTCACATCAACCCAGATATGTTACCAACAGTTTATGATAAACTCTATAAGTCGTCTTCAAAGTACATATTAATTGCAGAATACTATAACCCTTCACCTGTCGCAATACCTTACAGAGGACATTCTGATAGATTGTTTAAAAGAGATTTTGCAGGAGAATTTTTAGATACCTACAAAGACGTGAAGTTGATAGATTATGGATTTGCATATCGTCGCGATCCAGCCTTCCCTCAAGATGACATTACATGGTTTTTAATGGAAAAAATATAA
- the pseC gene encoding UDP-4-amino-4,6-dideoxy-N-acetyl-beta-L-altrosamine transaminase — MKVIPYGKQNIEQDDIDAVVKTLSADFLTQGPKVKEFEDAFATYVGSKYAVAVNNATSGLHLAVLALGLKEEERVITTPITFAASANCIRYAGGEVWFADIDTDTYLLSLEKTRKLIESKPKGFFKGIIPVDFAGLPVNLEAFRALADENDLWIIEDACHAPGGYFTDSKSNKQMCGNGNYADIGIFSFHPVKHIACGEGGMITTNSEKLYKKISLLRTHGITKDNMEENHGGWYYEMQDLGFNYRLTDIQSALGITQLAKNEAGVKKRNEIADNYKKAFQNKLKYQSLPNGTCNAHHLFVIEVNDRKGLYDFLKAHNIFAQIHYIPVHTLPYYKEIGYGSASLRNSEAYYSKCISLPMYPSLTNVEQEIVIHKVIEFLSK; from the coding sequence ATGAAAGTAATACCTTACGGAAAACAAAATATAGAGCAAGACGATATTGATGCGGTTGTAAAAACGCTTTCTGCCGATTTTTTAACTCAAGGACCAAAAGTTAAGGAATTTGAAGATGCCTTTGCAACATACGTTGGGTCTAAATATGCAGTAGCTGTAAACAATGCTACTTCCGGTTTACATCTTGCCGTATTAGCTTTAGGATTAAAGGAAGAAGAACGTGTTATAACCACGCCTATTACATTTGCGGCATCGGCTAACTGTATTAGATATGCAGGTGGAGAAGTTTGGTTTGCAGATATCGATACAGATACTTATTTGTTATCTCTAGAAAAAACCAGAAAACTTATTGAAAGCAAACCAAAAGGATTTTTTAAAGGAATAATTCCAGTAGATTTTGCCGGTTTACCAGTAAATCTAGAGGCATTTAGAGCCTTGGCGGATGAAAATGATTTATGGATAATTGAAGATGCTTGCCATGCTCCAGGGGGCTATTTTACAGACTCAAAAAGCAATAAGCAAATGTGCGGCAATGGTAATTATGCAGATATTGGCATATTTTCATTTCATCCAGTAAAACATATTGCTTGCGGAGAAGGCGGTATGATAACTACAAATTCTGAAAAATTATATAAGAAAATTTCTTTGCTAAGAACCCATGGTATTACTAAAGATAATATGGAAGAAAATCATGGTGGATGGTATTACGAAATGCAAGATCTTGGTTTTAATTATAGATTAACCGATATACAGTCTGCTCTGGGTATTACGCAACTTGCCAAGAATGAGGCAGGTGTAAAAAAAAGAAATGAGATCGCAGATAATTACAAAAAAGCGTTTCAGAACAAATTAAAATACCAAAGCTTACCAAACGGAACTTGTAATGCGCATCATTTATTTGTAATAGAAGTTAATGACAGAAAAGGGCTTTATGATTTTTTAAAAGCCCATAATATTTTTGCTCAAATACATTATATACCAGTACATACACTGCCATATTATAAAGAGATTGGATATGGAAGTGCCAGCTTAAGAAATTCAGAAGCCTATTATTCTAAATGTATAAGTTTGCCTATGTATCCTAGTTTAACCAATGTTGAACAAGAAATAGTAATACATAAGGTTATAGAATTTTTATCTAAATAA
- the pseB gene encoding UDP-N-acetylglucosamine 4,6-dehydratase (inverting): protein MFNLKGKSILITGGTGSLGKALTSHILTKYPEVKRLIIYSRDEQKQFQMAQEYPSNQYPQIRYFIGDVRDKERLVRAFQSVDYVIHAAAMKHVHIAEYNPDECIKTNIGGAENVVDACFKTKVERVVALSTDKACAPINLYGATKLTSDKLFIAANNIKGENPIRFSVVRYGNVMGSNGSVIPFFINKKKEENTLPITDPNMTRFNISLQGGVDMVMHALEHAWGGELFVPKIPSYKIMDVAEAIGPNCEKPVIGIRPGEKVHEEMITPSDSFYTYDLGKYYTILPATHKWSIEDFVKTFNAKKAPLGFSYNSGDNDEWETIESLRNLIKEHVDSNFIV, encoded by the coding sequence ATGTTTAACTTAAAAGGAAAATCTATTTTAATAACAGGAGGAACAGGTTCTCTAGGAAAAGCACTCACTTCTCATATTTTAACAAAGTACCCAGAAGTAAAAAGATTAATAATTTACTCAAGAGACGAGCAAAAACAGTTCCAAATGGCTCAAGAGTATCCAAGTAACCAATATCCTCAAATACGTTATTTTATTGGAGATGTTAGAGATAAAGAAAGATTGGTAAGAGCATTTCAAAGTGTTGATTATGTAATACATGCAGCAGCAATGAAGCATGTGCACATTGCTGAATATAATCCAGATGAATGTATTAAAACTAATATAGGAGGGGCAGAAAATGTTGTGGATGCTTGCTTTAAGACCAAAGTAGAACGTGTGGTTGCCTTATCAACAGACAAAGCTTGTGCGCCAATAAATCTTTATGGAGCTACCAAACTAACATCAGATAAATTGTTTATTGCTGCCAATAACATTAAAGGAGAAAACCCAATAAGGTTTTCGGTTGTTAGATATGGAAATGTAATGGGGTCTAATGGTTCTGTTATCCCCTTTTTCATCAATAAAAAGAAGGAAGAAAACACGTTGCCTATAACCGACCCTAACATGACACGTTTTAATATTTCATTACAAGGTGGGGTAGATATGGTTATGCATGCCTTAGAACATGCATGGGGAGGTGAGTTATTTGTTCCTAAAATCCCATCATATAAAATCATGGACGTAGCTGAAGCAATTGGACCAAATTGTGAAAAGCCAGTTATAGGAATAAGACCAGGTGAAAAAGTGCATGAGGAGATGATTACTCCTTCAGATTCTTTTTATACTTATGATCTTGGGAAATACTATACCATACTTCCTGCAACTCACAAATGGAGCATAGAAGATTTCGTTAAAACCTTTAATGCTAAAAAAGCACCATTAGGATTTAGTTATAATTCTGGAGATAACGATGAATGGGAGACCATTGAAAGCCTTAGAAATTTGATAAAAGAACATGTCGATTCTAACTTCATAGTATAA
- a CDS encoding polysaccharide biosynthesis protein, translating into MFSIPKKLYNNLLKNGSKKYFCVSTDKAANPVNMMGASERIMEMYLMRKSEQIIISTARFANVAFSDGSLLHGFNQRILKKQPIVAPNDIKLICVKPKKKPNSVEDLMAQKKWPCLFTASDTTGEKDFEEFYTDNEILDIDCFENLGIIKNEAGFDQLKLENFKNQIGLSKSRF; encoded by the coding sequence ATGTTTTCAATACCGAAAAAACTTTACAACAATCTATTGAAAAACGGGTCCAAAAAATATTTTTGTGTTTCTACCGATAAAGCGGCCAATCCAGTCAATATGATGGGAGCTTCCGAGAGAATTATGGAAATGTATTTGATGCGTAAAAGTGAACAAATAATAATTTCCACTGCTCGTTTTGCCAATGTTGCTTTTTCAGATGGCTCTTTATTACACGGTTTTAATCAAAGAATTTTAAAGAAACAACCTATTGTGGCGCCAAATGATATTAAACTTATTTGTGTGAAACCGAAGAAGAAGCCAAATAGCGTGGAAGACTTGATGGCGCAAAAGAAATGGCCTTGTTTATTTACAGCCAGTGATACTACAGGAGAAAAAGATTTTGAGGAGTTTTATACCGATAATGAGATATTAGATATAGATTGTTTTGAAAATCTAGGTATTATAAAAAATGAAGCAGGCTTCGACCAACTAAAATTAGAAAATTTCAAAAATCAAATTGGTTTAAGTAAATCCCGCTTTTAA
- a CDS encoding polysaccharide biosynthesis protein, giving the protein MLNLIGRKNRLFDINKYENELKSILSNSSFLVLGGAGSIGQAVTKEIFKRNSPKLHIVDISENNMVELVRDLRSSKRPLYFNAND; this is encoded by the coding sequence ATGTTAAACTTAATTGGTAGAAAAAATAGATTGTTTGATATTAATAAGTATGAAAATGAACTTAAAAGTATTCTGTCAAACTCTTCTTTTTTGGTGCTTGGCGGAGCTGGCTCTATAGGTCAGGCCGTTACTAAAGAAATATTCAAGCGTAATTCACCTAAGTTACATATTGTCGATATTAGTGAGAATAACATGGTGGAATTGGTTCGGGATTTGAGAAGTTCTAAAAGACCCCTTTACTTTAATGCGAATGATTGA
- a CDS encoding GDP-L-fucose synthase family protein, which yields MDKDSKIYIAGHRGLVGSAILKNLQSKGYNNIVTRTHKELDLTNQTTVATFFEDEKPDYVFLAAAKVGGIVANNLYRGDFIYENIMIQNNVIHQSYTHNVKKLLFLGSTCIYPKNAPQPMKEEYLLTGTLEYTNEPYAIAKIAGIKMCESYNLQYGTNFISVMPTNLYGPNDNFDLERSHVLPALIRKIHLAKLLSENNWKLIKEDLNKNPISGIDVNSSEKEIVIVLAKYGIYFSPFGGDASAEGAVEIWGSGRPKREFLWSEDMADACVFLMENRDFNETFSDDQQEIRNTHINIGTGKDISIKELAETIKQTIGFKGTLVFNTEKPDGAMRKLTDVSKLNALGWKYTVSLEDGVIKIYDWYLNIENN from the coding sequence ATGGATAAGGATTCTAAAATCTATATAGCTGGACACAGAGGACTCGTTGGAAGTGCAATTTTAAAAAACCTTCAAAGCAAGGGCTACAATAACATTGTTACTCGCACACACAAGGAATTAGACTTAACAAATCAAACAACGGTGGCTACTTTTTTCGAAGACGAAAAACCAGACTATGTGTTTTTAGCAGCAGCAAAAGTGGGAGGCATTGTCGCTAATAATTTGTATAGAGGAGATTTTATTTATGAAAATATCATGATTCAAAATAACGTGATTCATCAAAGCTATACTCACAACGTGAAAAAGTTATTGTTTTTAGGAAGCACATGTATTTACCCTAAAAACGCACCTCAACCAATGAAGGAAGAGTATCTGTTAACAGGAACTTTAGAATATACCAATGAGCCTTATGCTATTGCCAAAATAGCAGGGATCAAGATGTGTGAAAGCTATAATTTGCAATATGGTACTAATTTTATCTCGGTGATGCCTACTAATCTGTATGGACCTAATGATAATTTTGACCTTGAAAGATCACACGTCTTACCTGCCTTAATTAGAAAAATCCATTTGGCAAAGTTATTATCTGAGAATAACTGGAAATTGATAAAAGAAGATTTAAATAAAAATCCGATATCTGGTATAGATGTTAATAGTAGCGAAAAAGAAATTGTTATTGTTTTAGCTAAATACGGAATATATTTCTCCCCTTTTGGGGGAGATGCGAGCGCAGAGGGGGCTGTTGAAATTTGGGGGTCTGGGAGACCAAAACGAGAATTTCTTTGGAGTGAAGATATGGCAGATGCCTGTGTATTTTTAATGGAAAATAGAGATTTTAATGAAACATTCTCTGATGATCAGCAAGAAATTAGAAATACTCATATTAATATTGGTACAGGAAAAGATATTTCAATAAAAGAATTAGCTGAAACAATAAAACAAACAATTGGGTTTAAAGGAACTTTGGTTTTTAATACTGAAAAACCCGATGGGGCCATGCGAAAATTGACAGATGTTTCTAAACTAAATGCATTAGGATGGAAATATACAGTTAGTTTAGAAGATGGAGTGATAAAAATATATGATTGGTACTTAAATATAGAGAATAATTAA
- the gmd gene encoding GDP-mannose 4,6-dehydratase — MKKKVALITGVTGQDGAYLSEFLLKKGYEVHGLKRRSSMFNTDRIDHLYQDPHVENQSFFLHYGDMTDSTNLTRIIQEVRPDEIYNLAAMSHVYVSFEMPEYTANADGIGTLRLLEAIRLLGLEKKVRIYQASTSELYGKVQEVPQTETTPFYPRSPYAVAKMYAYWITVNYREAYGMYACNGILFNHESPIRGETFVTRKITRATAKIALGLQEKIFLGNLDAQRDWGHAKDYIRMMWMILQADAPEDWVIATGKTTTVRDFVKMCFAHVGIELDFKGKGVNEKGYIKTCMSPKYQIEMGKEVVAVDEKYFRPTEVDLLIGDASKAKEKLGWIPKYDLAGLIEDMMESDINLMEKQQYLKDGGYRIENYFE; from the coding sequence ATGAAGAAAAAAGTAGCATTAATTACTGGTGTAACAGGACAAGATGGAGCTTATCTAAGTGAATTCCTCTTAAAAAAAGGGTATGAAGTTCATGGTCTTAAAAGAAGATCTTCAATGTTTAATACAGATCGGATAGATCATTTGTATCAAGATCCCCATGTGGAAAACCAAAGTTTTTTTCTTCATTATGGCGATATGACGGATAGTACAAACCTGACTAGAATTATTCAAGAAGTAAGACCAGATGAAATATATAATTTGGCAGCCATGAGTCATGTGTATGTATCTTTTGAAATGCCAGAATATACTGCTAATGCCGATGGGATTGGAACATTAAGACTATTGGAAGCCATTAGATTATTAGGTTTAGAAAAAAAAGTTAGAATTTACCAAGCTTCAACCTCAGAACTTTACGGCAAGGTGCAAGAAGTCCCACAAACAGAAACGACTCCTTTTTACCCTAGAAGTCCATATGCAGTTGCAAAAATGTATGCTTATTGGATTACGGTAAATTACAGAGAAGCTTATGGCATGTATGCGTGTAATGGCATTTTATTTAATCACGAATCACCAATACGTGGAGAAACCTTTGTAACACGTAAAATTACTAGAGCCACAGCTAAAATTGCTTTAGGACTACAAGAAAAGATATTTTTAGGAAACTTAGATGCTCAAAGAGACTGGGGGCATGCTAAAGATTATATTAGAATGATGTGGATGATTCTTCAGGCCGATGCACCAGAAGATTGGGTAATTGCAACAGGTAAAACAACAACTGTACGTGATTTTGTTAAAATGTGTTTTGCTCACGTAGGCATAGAACTTGATTTTAAGGGGAAAGGCGTTAATGAGAAAGGATATATTAAAACATGTATGAGCCCTAAATATCAGATAGAAATGGGAAAAGAAGTTGTGGCTGTTGATGAAAAATATTTTAGACCAACAGAAGTAGATTTGTTGATTGGAGATGCCAGTAAAGCAAAAGAAAAATTAGGGTGGATTCCAAAATATGATTTAGCCGGTTTGATTGAAGACATGATGGAAAGTGATATAAACCTTATGGAAAAACAGCAGTACCTGAAGGATGGGGGTTATAGAATTGAAAATTATTTCGAATAA
- the rfbD gene encoding dTDP-4-dehydrorhamnose reductase, translating to MIKDDYIQPTTNNQQPTTILVTGANGQLGKTIQELYSENTSGLDFKFVSKSELDITSEDLVESFFKENKFDYCINCAAYTNVEQAEKTPEIAFKVNAEAVKNLARACKENNVIIIHISTDYVFDGEKKTPYTIDDIPNPISEYGKSKLLGEQHIQEIMESFFIVRTSWLYSKKYGKNFYRTILNLAETKKELSITTEQVGCPTNTENLANYIINLITSKSIDFGIKHYCDSREMTWYEFAKQILSENNLKNKTILVKASNYSTFAKRPKNSVLSY from the coding sequence ATGATTAAAGACGACTATATACAACCAACAACCAACAACCAACAACCAACAACTATACTAGTTACTGGAGCTAATGGTCAACTAGGAAAAACCATTCAAGAGCTTTATTCTGAAAATACATCAGGTTTGGATTTTAAATTTGTCTCCAAATCAGAATTAGATATTACCAGCGAAGACCTTGTAGAATCATTTTTTAAAGAGAACAAGTTTGATTATTGTATAAATTGTGCGGCATATACAAATGTAGAACAAGCAGAGAAAACTCCAGAAATTGCCTTTAAGGTTAATGCAGAAGCTGTAAAAAACTTAGCTAGGGCTTGTAAAGAAAACAATGTTATTATAATCCACATTTCAACAGATTATGTATTTGATGGAGAAAAGAAAACACCTTATACAATAGATGATATACCAAATCCAATTAGTGAATATGGCAAATCGAAATTGTTAGGAGAGCAACATATTCAAGAAATAATGGAATCCTTTTTTATTGTTAGAACCTCTTGGTTGTATAGCAAGAAATATGGTAAAAATTTTTACCGCACGATATTGAACTTAGCAGAAACTAAGAAGGAGCTTTCAATTACAACAGAACAGGTAGGGTGTCCAACAAATACTGAGAACTTAGCTAATTACATCATTAATTTAATTACGAGTAAATCAATAGATTTTGGAATTAAGCACTATTGCGATTCTAGAGAAATGACTTGGTACGAATTTGCAAAACAAATTCTGTCAGAGAATAATTTAAAAAACAAAACAATTCTTGTCAAAGCTAGCAATTATAGTACTTTTGCAAAGCGACCTAAGAACTCAGTTTTATCGTATTAA
- the rfbC gene encoding dTDP-4-dehydrorhamnose 3,5-epimerase, producing the protein MIVEETYLKGSFVIKPNVFEDERGFFLENFNKREFEKETGVQTSFVQDNISKSSKGVLRGLHFQTGKSAQSKLVGVIKGKVLDVCVDIREESPTFGKHFSLILDDLSKKQLYIPKGFAHGFLTLEDNTIFFYKCDNYYNKASESGVIFNDKELNIDWDFPNDKLIISDKDLKLPLFQNLNFD; encoded by the coding sequence ATGATAGTTGAAGAAACATACTTGAAAGGGAGTTTTGTGATTAAACCAAACGTTTTTGAAGACGAAAGAGGTTTTTTTTTAGAAAATTTTAATAAACGTGAATTTGAAAAAGAAACAGGGGTTCAGACCAGTTTTGTTCAAGATAATATATCAAAATCATCGAAGGGTGTTTTAAGAGGTTTACATTTTCAAACAGGTAAAAGTGCGCAATCAAAATTAGTTGGTGTCATAAAAGGTAAAGTTTTAGATGTTTGTGTCGACATTAGAGAAGAGTCTCCAACATTTGGTAAACACTTTTCCCTCATTCTAGACGATTTAAGTAAAAAACAGCTCTATATACCAAAGGGTTTTGCTCATGGCTTTTTGACTTTAGAGGATAATACCATTTTTTTTTACAAATGTGATAATTATTACAATAAAGCATCTGAGTCTGGCGTCATTTTTAATGATAAAGAACTGAATATAGATTGGGATTTCCCGAATGATAAACTTATTATTTCAGATAAAGATTTAAAACTTCCTTTATTTCAAAATTTAAATTTTGACTAG
- the rfbA gene encoding glucose-1-phosphate thymidylyltransferase RfbA encodes MKGIILAGGSGTRLFPLTKVVSKQLMPIYDKPMIYYPLTTLMSVGIQEVLIISTSKDLHLFKELLGNGDDYGCRFEYAVQEEPKGLAEAFIIGEDFIGQDSVALILGDNIFYGSGLNEILQSNINPDGGIIYAYHVQDPQRYGVVEFDSFKKAISIEEKPKQPKSNYAVPGIYFYDNSVVEIAKGIQPSSRGELEITDINKVYLDKGLLSVEILDKGTAWLDTGTFKSLMQASQFVQVIEERQGQKIGCIEEVAYNMGFIDKVQLIRLAEPLLKSGYGDYLQQLI; translated from the coding sequence ATGAAAGGAATTATACTAGCAGGCGGTTCAGGAACTAGGTTGTTTCCACTTACAAAAGTGGTTAGCAAACAACTCATGCCTATTTATGATAAGCCCATGATATATTATCCCTTAACAACTTTAATGTCGGTAGGAATACAAGAGGTGCTAATTATTTCTACATCAAAAGATTTACACTTATTTAAAGAGCTTTTAGGAAATGGGGATGATTATGGGTGTCGGTTTGAGTACGCAGTACAAGAAGAACCAAAAGGTTTAGCAGAAGCTTTCATTATTGGAGAAGATTTTATAGGACAAGATAGTGTGGCTCTAATTTTAGGAGATAATATTTTTTATGGTTCAGGTCTAAATGAAATTTTGCAATCGAATATAAATCCAGATGGGGGGATAATTTATGCTTACCATGTTCAGGATCCGCAGCGCTACGGTGTAGTGGAATTCGATTCCTTCAAAAAAGCAATATCAATTGAAGAAAAGCCTAAGCAGCCAAAATCCAATTATGCAGTTCCTGGTATTTATTTTTATGATAATTCAGTAGTCGAAATTGCTAAAGGTATTCAACCAAGTTCAAGAGGGGAATTAGAAATAACAGATATAAACAAAGTATACCTCGATAAAGGATTACTGAGCGTTGAAATTTTAGATAAAGGTACGGCATGGTTAGATACTGGAACGTTCAAGTCCTTGATGCAAGCATCTCAGTTTGTTCAAGTTATAGAGGAGCGTCAAGGTCAGAAAATCGGATGTATTGAAGAGGTCGCCTACAATATGGGCTTTATAGATAAGGTACAACTTATCAGACTCGCTGAGCCATTACTTAAGAGCGGTTATGGAGACTATCTTCAACAATTAATATAA